A stretch of the Lolium perenne isolate Kyuss_39 chromosome 3, Kyuss_2.0, whole genome shotgun sequence genome encodes the following:
- the LOC127338335 gene encoding eudesmanediol synthase — protein sequence MDAGGAAPASATAAASSPAKIDADRNGTAAFAPSVWGDFFATYVPPPTQVSEEWMRERVEELKRRVSRMFEDAEAMGGVADTVALVDTLERLGLDSHFREEIAVAISRIHVAGEGRREFAGSDDLHVAATRFRLLRQHGFWVSADVFDKFRDSSGNFSAPNLRLSSDGGLRALLSLYHAAHMAVPGESALDDAIEFARRHLQAMNGELRSPAAEQVSRALDHPLPRYTRLLETMRYVAEYAQEEVHDGTLLELARLNSNLMRSLHLKELKALTLWWRDIYNAVNLTYSRDRMVEIYLWSCGMIPEEEHSRGRLIFAKTFGIVSFLDDTFDVHATLEECRSLNEAFQRWDESAVSILPEYLGMLYIKTLSNFKEFEDLLEPQEKYRMFYVKKAYQLQSAYYMQEAEWTNDKYQPSFEEHEELSTMSTGLPMLNLMALMGYDGAVATQEVFDWMSAPLPDMVRAGAVIGRFLNDISSYRLGKNKNDVGSSVECYMQEKGVTGEEAVAAIAAMTEHRWRLLNRACMETKRALLPAVQLVASIARACEVIYLRGRDGYTFGSHAKDLVTALFLDPIPL from the exons ATGGATGCGGGTGGTGCTGCTCCTGCTTCTGCTACCGCGGCGGCGAGTAGCCCTGCAAAGATCGACGCTGACAGGAACGGCACTGCAGCCTTTGCACCCTCAGTCTGGGGCGACTTCTTCGCCACCTACGTCCCTCCTCCTACACAG GTGTCAGAGGAGTGGATGAGAGAGAGGGTGGAGGAGCTGAAGAGGCGAGTGAGTAGGATGTTCGAGGACGCGGAGGCCATGGGCGGCGTGGCCGATACGGTGGCGCTGGTCGACACACTCGAGCGTCTCGGCCTGGATAGCCACTTCCGCGAGGAGATCGCGGTGGCCATAAGCCGTATCCACGTCGCCGGCGAGGGACGGCGCGAGTTTGCCGGCTCCGATGATCTCCACGTTGCTGCTACTCGGTTCCGTCTGCTCCGGCAGCACGGGTTCTGGGTGTCTGCAG ATGTGTTCGACAAGTTCAGAGATAGCTCGGGCAATTTCAGCGCCCCAAACCTACGCCTGAGTAGCGACGGCGGTCTGAGGGCTCTGCTGAGCTTGTACCACGCGGCTCACATGGCGGTGCCAGGTGAGTCTGCTTTGGATGACGCCATAGAGTTCGCGCGGCGGCACCTCCAGGCCATGAACGGCGAGCTCCGGTCGCCGGCGGCGGAGCAGGTCTCCCGCGCCCTAGACCACCCTCTCCCGCGGTACACGAGGTTGCTGGAGACCATGCGCTACGTCGCAGAGTATGCGCAGGAGGAGGTGCATGACGGCACGCTGCTGGAGCTCGCTAGGCTCAACTCTAACCTCATGAGGTCCCTTCACCTCAAGGAGCTAAAGGCCCTGACCTT GTGGTGGAGGGATATTTACAATGCCGTAAATCTAACATACTCTCGGGATCGTATGGTGGAGATCTACCTTTGGAGTTGTGGGATGATCCCTGAAGAGGAGCACTCGCGTGGACGCTTGATATTCGCCAAAACATTTGGAATTGTGTCATTTCTGGACGATACTTTTGATGTCCATGCGACCTTAGAGGAGTGCCGTAGCCTCAATGAAGCCTTTCAGAG GTGGGATGAAAGCGCGGTTTCCATCCTCCCTGAATACCTAGGCATGTTATACATCAAAACACTAAGCAACTTTAAGGAGTTTGAGGATCTTTTAGAGCCACAGGAGAAGTACCGCATGTTTTACGTCAAAAAGGCG TACCAACTGCAATCGGCATACTACATGCAGGAGGCCGAATGGACCAACGACAAGTACCAGCCGAGCTTCGAGGAGCACGAAGAGCTGTCTACCATGTCCACGGGCTTGCCGATGCTCAACCTCATGGCCCTCATGGGCTACGACGGCGCGGTCGCAACCCAGGAGGTGTTCGACTGGATGAGCGCACCCCTCCCCGACATGGTCCGGGCTGGCGCAGTGATCGGCCGCTTCCTCAACGACATCTCCTCTTACAGG CTTGGGAAGAACAAGAATGACGTGGGTAGCTCGGTGGAGTGCTACATGCAGGAGAAGGGAGTGACGGGGGAGGAAGCCGTGGCGGCGATCGCTGCCATGACGGAGCACCGGTGGAGGTTGCTGAACCGGGCGTGCATGGAGACGAAGcgcgcgctgctgccggcggtgcAGCTGGTGGCGAGCATAGCGAGGGCTTGCGAGGTCATCTACCTCCGTGGCAGGGACGGCTACACCTTCGGCAGCCACGCCAAGGACCTCGTCACCGCGCTCTTCCTCGACCCCATCCCTCTTTAA